The following coding sequences lie in one Ostrea edulis chromosome 8, xbOstEdul1.1, whole genome shotgun sequence genomic window:
- the LOC125661308 gene encoding uncharacterized protein LOC125661308, producing MAILDISKLFMYQFHYDFIKKQYKEKAKLLMTDTDSLFYRFEVQDMYNEIHQHMDLFDTSNYPREHFLFSDKNKKVVGKMKDETAGTVVRGFVGLRPKMYSFVVNDGKEVKKAKGVSKTVVSKEIMYKQYVDCLFNGEYERHNMRSIRSDNHNLYLKSIHKLSLSSFDDNRYWLEPCGIEGYSYGHYKINE from the exons ATGGCAATATTGGACATTTCTAAGTTATTCATGTACCAATTCCATTATGATTTCATCAAGAAACAATACAAGGAAAAGGCAAAATTATTGATGACTGACACCGATTCTCTGTTTTACAG ATTTGAGGTCCAAGATATGTATAATGAGATACATCAGCATATGGATCTGTTCGATACCTCAAACTACCCAAGAGAGCACTTCTTATTTAGTGACAAAAACAAGAAGGTGGTTGGCAAAATGAAAGATGAAACAGCTG GAACTGTCGTGAGGGGATTTGTGGGTCTACGACCAAAAATGTATTCCTTTGTCGTTAACGATGGAAAAGAAGTTAAGAAAGCTAAAGGCGTTTCAAAAACCGTGGTTAGCAAAGAAATCATGTACAAACAATATGTCGACTGCCTTTTTAACGGTGAATATGAAAGACATAATATGCGCTCTATACGAAGTGACAACCATAACTTGTATCTAAAATCCATCCATAAGTTATCTCTCTCATCATTTGACGACAACCGATATTGGCTAGAACCATGTGGAATTGAGGGTTATTcctatggtcattataaaataaatgaataa